Proteins from a single region of Xyrauchen texanus isolate HMW12.3.18 chromosome 7, RBS_HiC_50CHRs, whole genome shotgun sequence:
- the bglapl gene encoding bone gamma-carboxyglutamate (gla) protein, like has translation MKTLMLLSVCALLSVCMSMGVSTEPDAAVDAEAEVAPTAAAADSASSSESNSDSSSSSSESDSASDSASDSASDSASDSASDSSSSSSSSESNSASTEGTPAPHVLLKRDVAASLLRRRRAGPTATDLTPQQLESLREVCEVNLACEHMAETTGILAAYTAYYGPIPY, from the exons ATGAAGACTTTGATGCTCCTGAGTGTCTGCgctctgctgtctgtctgcatgtcAATGGGAG TGTCCACAGAGCCTGACGCTGCTGTTGATGCTGAGGCCGAAGTTGCTCCTACTGCTGCTGCCGCTGATTCTGCATCTTCATCTGAGTCCAATTCTGATTCCAGTTCATCTTCATCCGAGTCCGACTCCGCATCCGACTCCGCATCCGACTCGGCATCCGACTCGGCATCCGACTCGGCGTCTgattcttcctcttcctcttcctcgtCTGAATCAAACTCAGCCAGCACTGAAG gcaCTCCTGCGCCTCACGTGCTGCTGAAGCGAGATGTCGCAGCGTCACTGCTGCGGCGCCGGAGAGCAGGACCTACTGCGACCGATCTCACTCCACAACAACTCGAGAG CTTGAGAGAAGTGTGCGAAGTCAATCTGGCCTGCGAGCACATGGCCGAAACCACCGGAATCCTGGCCGCCTACACGGCATATTACGGACCCATCCCGTATTAA